Proteins found in one Cetobacterium somerae genomic segment:
- a CDS encoding TRAP transporter large permease, whose protein sequence is MELMLFGVFFILLFIGVPVAFCLGLSSFVYLLLSDIPLVVIPQKMYAGIDSFTLLCIPGFVLAGNLMNGGGITERIIKFCNAFVGHIRGGLGLANIGSSMVFAGISGTALADTASIGGIMIPAMKKEGYNPDYAVAVTAASSTIGPIIPPSLPMIIVGTLTGISVSKMFLAGAIPGLLLGLGMMAVSYRISIKKNHPQGVKVTLKEKINCFKDAFWAIMLTVLILFGILGGVFTPTEASIAAVLYAVIVGKFIYKELKFKDLPKILLDSMVGTSAIMLLVGFANIFAWILTSQQVPQAIAEGVLGISQNKYIVLILINLLLLFVGTFMETIAALVILFPVLLGIVIPLGVNPIQFGVMVVLNLIIGLTTPPVGVCLFVASSIGKISMGEAIKAIVPFLLISLVVLGMVTFIPAISLYLPNLILG, encoded by the coding sequence ATGGAATTAATGTTATTTGGAGTATTTTTTATACTTTTATTCATAGGAGTTCCAGTAGCTTTTTGCTTAGGATTATCATCTTTTGTTTATCTTTTGCTGAGCGATATACCTTTAGTTGTAATACCTCAAAAGATGTATGCTGGAATAGATTCATTCACTCTACTTTGTATTCCAGGGTTTGTATTGGCTGGAAATCTTATGAATGGTGGAGGAATAACTGAAAGAATTATAAAATTTTGTAACGCCTTTGTCGGACATATTAGAGGAGGATTAGGATTAGCAAATATTGGATCATCGATGGTTTTTGCAGGAATATCAGGAACAGCTTTAGCTGATACAGCTAGTATTGGTGGAATAATGATTCCAGCTATGAAAAAAGAAGGATATAATCCTGACTATGCAGTAGCAGTAACAGCAGCATCCTCAACAATTGGACCAATAATCCCGCCAAGCTTACCAATGATTATAGTTGGAACTCTAACAGGGATATCAGTATCAAAAATGTTTTTAGCAGGAGCTATTCCAGGATTACTTTTAGGTCTAGGGATGATGGCAGTTTCTTATAGAATATCTATAAAGAAAAATCATCCTCAAGGAGTTAAAGTAACCTTAAAAGAAAAAATTAACTGTTTTAAAGATGCTTTTTGGGCAATTATGCTTACAGTTTTAATTCTATTTGGAATTTTAGGAGGAGTCTTTACTCCAACAGAAGCATCGATAGCAGCTGTGTTATATGCTGTTATAGTTGGAAAGTTTATATATAAGGAGTTGAAATTTAAAGATTTACCAAAAATACTTTTAGATTCAATGGTTGGAACATCAGCTATTATGTTATTAGTGGGATTTGCAAATATATTTGCATGGATTTTAACAAGCCAACAAGTTCCTCAAGCCATAGCAGAAGGGGTTTTAGGAATATCTCAAAATAAATATATTGTTTTAATACTTATAAATCTACTTCTTTTATTTGTGGGAACATTTATGGAAACAATAGCTGCATTAGTTATACTATTTCCAGTTTTACTTGGAATAGTTATACCTTTAGGAGTGAATCCAATTCAGTTTGGAGTTATGGTTGTTTTAAATTTAATAATAGGACTTACAACACCACCAGTAGGGGTATGTTTATTTGTAGCTTCTAGTATTGGAAAAATATCTATGGGCGAAGCAATAAAAGCGATAGTTCCATTTTTATTAATTAGTTTAGTGGTATTAGGAATGGTAACATTTATTCCTGCAATAAGTTTATATTTACCAAATTTAATATTAGGATAA
- a CDS encoding TRAP transporter substrate-binding protein, translated as MRKFFNLVLFLFIATVSFSFFGSKEKTVEWKLGHNANTDHIWHETAVKFSEAVETKTNGKVKVKIFPNGQLGSETDMINSVRLGTLDMVLTGETLQNWAPKAALMAVPYAFRDLNHMNTVLNGEIGQEIKENIQTNAGLIPLYYHERAPRNLTTNREIKSVGDLKGMIIRVPDVPIFVKTWEKLEAKPTPMSLQEVFTSLQQNTIHAQENPYDLIYSLGFYEVQKYAYETEHVIQWIYATVGEKQFNKLTPEQQTAVLEAAEEAQLFAQGKFQEFVTTSRQNLLDKGMKIVSVNKEEYQNKIMPEMQNILTPEQYELYLKIVNTK; from the coding sequence ATGAGAAAATTTTTTAATTTAGTTTTATTTTTATTTATAGCAACAGTTAGTTTTTCTTTTTTTGGTAGTAAAGAGAAAACAGTGGAGTGGAAGTTAGGGCACAATGCAAATACAGATCATATTTGGCATGAAACAGCAGTTAAATTTTCTGAAGCTGTAGAAACTAAAACAAATGGAAAGGTAAAAGTTAAAATTTTTCCAAATGGTCAATTAGGATCAGAAACAGATATGATTAATAGCGTAAGATTAGGAACTTTAGATATGGTTTTAACTGGAGAAACATTACAAAACTGGGCACCAAAAGCAGCACTAATGGCTGTTCCATATGCTTTTAGAGATTTAAATCATATGAATACAGTACTAAATGGTGAGATAGGGCAGGAGATAAAAGAAAATATTCAAACAAATGCAGGATTAATTCCACTTTATTATCATGAGAGAGCGCCAAGAAACCTTACAACGAATAGAGAGATAAAATCTGTTGGAGATTTAAAAGGAATGATTATTAGAGTTCCAGATGTTCCAATCTTTGTAAAAACTTGGGAAAAGTTAGAAGCTAAACCAACTCCAATGTCATTACAAGAGGTATTTACATCTCTTCAACAAAATACAATACATGCACAAGAAAATCCATATGATTTAATATATAGTTTAGGATTTTATGAAGTTCAAAAGTATGCTTATGAAACAGAACATGTAATCCAATGGATATATGCAACAGTTGGTGAAAAGCAGTTTAATAAACTAACACCAGAGCAACAAACTGCAGTTTTAGAAGCAGCGGAAGAAGCTCAACTGTTTGCACAAGGTAAGTTCCAAGAGTTTGTAACTACATCTAGACAGAACTTATTAGATAAAGGAATGAAAATTGTATCAGTAAACAAAGAGGAGTATCAGAATAAAATAATGCCAGAGATGCAAAATATTTTAACACCAGAGCAGTATGAGCTATATTTAAAAATAGTTAATACAAAATAA
- a CDS encoding TRAP transporter small permease → MKKGYIEKTLECMVIISFLMLILVVFLQVFARFFLPKAPSWTEELSRFLFIYSIMTAAPLALKRNEFVRVDILLVKLNKKLQHVLEIITYVLLNIFFLIIAYEGFTFGELGLKQTSPAMGIPMYLSYGTICYSGVFLLIYGLQILKDKITKKSDIKISAINLEEGRVEWN, encoded by the coding sequence ATGAAAAAAGGATATATAGAAAAAACATTGGAATGTATGGTTATTATTAGTTTTTTAATGCTGATATTAGTTGTGTTTTTACAAGTATTTGCTAGATTTTTTTTACCAAAAGCACCCTCTTGGACAGAGGAGCTTTCTAGATTTTTATTTATATATTCGATTATGACAGCAGCACCCTTAGCTTTAAAAAGAAATGAATTTGTTAGAGTAGATATTTTATTAGTTAAACTAAATAAAAAACTACAACATGTATTAGAAATAATAACATATGTTTTATTAAATATTTTTTTCCTAATAATAGCTTATGAAGGATTTACATTTGGTGAGTTAGGATTAAAACAAACATCACCAGCTATGGGAATTCCAATGTATCTATCTTATGGAACAATCTGTTATTCAGGAGTATTCTTATTAATATATGGATTACAGATTCTTAAAGATAAAATTACTAAAAAGTCAGATATAAAAATAAGTGCAATTAATTTAGAAGAAGGGAGAGTAGAATGGAATTAA
- a CDS encoding amidohydrolase family protein, translated as MKIDTKYIDRTLNTILSPFRNIEFFENDIFKNSKNISEVLNELYPILNKEIEILNLDELELTFKKFYGLSFQKLKDNPEKRYLQLLKSFSESFLTHRDGEITFKYWNSEKDIFKAFDSVEKVLIWNSLTRIIPTDIIGVLFLRANKLNDLENLKNYSSIIKLEDKQLNSILKKGISETHLHASASTDFYNSWKNLMRLKNRNESFYEDRILGKFEKLEKFKVLAAIYRILLADFICKRDEDELDFKRYLKEKRKDIYYKLEYKEIKDGNTQELEEIFHKLKENIISNGNFTVEEFEKLKNGDILRYIWKEEDIEELKTNEENIFLMKCLNYLDLGENKDKIFLECFFDYLKVKNVYFKIMVQGNKVKGLDIFTNYFKRSTKIGADEDEYWWEHRIRTQFKDSNLKKVEFRISPSTSFDIMKKELLAIFQSYKKVLESEFFDGDIDFPKIGIIYHFIKSRDQSKLQKCWYKKCKNKSEHGLLNFNKNIIQYEKEKKNILELRKIRNLSKYIVGVDGASIENNTEPWVFTSIYDGIRDSDNGYRCDSGRGIKSLGFSFHAGEDFRHIITGIRRIDETMKYFKYHSGDRIGHGIALGVDMKRWCEHHPVIILPRVEYFENLIWMWGKSRERILEMNLTYLEKLIFDTGKDIYGKMDGITIFNLWEMYCKKFEKFHVEDISTKGYSPCLISVDSNIEELGRERFERVLCFKDKNQIWTLESLLKAYHCEKYLCRMNEPIQIRIKKEEIEIFEKLQKLVLKKISEDGIIIETNPTSNMAIGELKSIFEHYITNLNRLEYEKDDENYKYLMVSINSDDPSVFNSILSNEFAYIYYSLINEGYPKEVVLRWIDKVREYGMNSSFIDDKKQNLDKTIIELCEIIETLNKY; from the coding sequence ATGAAAATAGATACAAAATATATAGATAGAACATTGAACACAATACTATCTCCTTTTAGAAATATAGAGTTTTTTGAAAATGATATCTTTAAAAATTCCAAGAATATTAGCGAAGTTTTAAATGAATTATATCCTATATTAAATAAAGAAATAGAAATTTTAAATTTAGATGAATTAGAATTAACATTTAAAAAATTTTATGGATTATCTTTTCAAAAGTTAAAAGATAATCCGGAGAAGAGATATTTACAACTTTTAAAATCTTTTAGTGAAAGTTTTTTAACTCATAGAGATGGTGAAATAACTTTTAAATATTGGAATAGTGAAAAAGACATTTTTAAAGCTTTTGACAGTGTGGAAAAAGTTTTAATTTGGAATAGTTTAACACGAATAATTCCAACAGATATAATTGGAGTTTTATTTTTAAGGGCAAATAAACTAAATGATTTAGAAAACTTGAAAAACTATTCATCTATAATAAAATTAGAGGATAAGCAGTTAAATTCAATACTAAAAAAAGGTATCTCTGAAACTCATCTTCATGCATCTGCTTCAACAGATTTTTATAACTCTTGGAAAAATTTAATGAGATTAAAAAATAGAAATGAAAGTTTTTATGAAGATAGAATACTGGGAAAATTTGAAAAGTTAGAGAAATTTAAAGTTTTAGCAGCTATATATAGAATTTTATTAGCGGATTTTATATGTAAAAGAGATGAAGATGAGTTAGATTTCAAAAGATATCTAAAAGAGAAAAGAAAGGACATATATTATAAATTAGAATACAAAGAGATAAAAGATGGAAATACTCAAGAGTTGGAAGAAATTTTTCATAAGTTAAAAGAGAATATAATTTCTAATGGAAATTTTACGGTTGAAGAGTTTGAAAAGCTAAAAAATGGTGATATTTTAAGATATATTTGGAAAGAGGAAGATATAGAAGAGTTAAAAACAAATGAAGAAAATATTTTTTTAATGAAGTGTTTAAACTATTTAGATTTAGGTGAAAATAAAGATAAAATATTTTTAGAATGTTTCTTTGATTATTTAAAAGTAAAAAATGTTTATTTTAAAATTATGGTTCAAGGAAATAAAGTTAAAGGTTTAGATATTTTTACTAATTATTTTAAAAGGTCAACAAAAATAGGTGCTGATGAAGATGAATATTGGTGGGAGCATAGAATTAGAACTCAATTTAAAGATTCTAATTTAAAAAAAGTTGAATTTAGAATTTCACCAAGTACATCATTTGACATTATGAAAAAAGAGTTATTAGCTATTTTTCAGAGTTATAAAAAAGTTTTAGAAAGTGAGTTTTTTGACGGAGATATAGATTTTCCAAAAATAGGTATAATATACCATTTTATTAAAAGTAGAGATCAATCAAAACTTCAAAAATGTTGGTATAAAAAGTGTAAAAATAAGTCAGAGCACGGATTATTAAATTTTAATAAAAATATAATTCAATATGAAAAAGAAAAAAAGAATATTTTAGAATTAAGAAAAATTAGAAATCTATCAAAATATATTGTAGGAGTAGATGGTGCAAGCATTGAGAACAATACAGAGCCTTGGGTATTTACATCTATTTATGATGGGATAAGAGATAGTGATAATGGTTATAGATGTGATAGTGGACGAGGAATAAAAAGTTTAGGTTTTTCTTTTCATGCAGGAGAGGATTTTAGACATATTATAACAGGCATAAGAAGAATAGATGAAACTATGAAATATTTTAAATATCATTCAGGTGATAGAATAGGTCATGGGATAGCCTTAGGTGTAGATATGAAAAGATGGTGTGAACATCATCCAGTAATAATACTTCCTAGAGTAGAATATTTTGAAAATTTAATTTGGATGTGGGGAAAAAGTCGAGAACGTATCTTAGAAATGAATCTTACTTATTTGGAGAAATTAATTTTTGACACAGGAAAAGATATATATGGGAAAATGGATGGGATAACAATATTTAATTTATGGGAGATGTATTGTAAGAAGTTTGAAAAATTTCATGTAGAAGATATTAGCACAAAAGGTTATAGTCCATGTTTAATATCAGTAGATTCAAATATTGAAGAGTTAGGAAGAGAGAGGTTTGAAAGAGTTTTGTGCTTTAAAGATAAAAATCAAATATGGACACTAGAAAGTCTATTAAAAGCATATCACTGTGAAAAATATTTGTGTAGAATGAATGAACCTATTCAAATAAGAATAAAAAAAGAGGAGATAGAGATATTTGAAAAGCTTCAAAAATTAGTTTTGAAAAAAATATCTGAAGATGGGATAATAATAGAAACTAATCCAACGTCAAATATGGCAATAGGGGAGTTAAAAAGTATTTTTGAACACTATATAACTAATTTAAATAGATTAGAGTATGAAAAAGATGATGAAAATTATAAATATTTAATGGTTAGTATAAATAGTGATGATCCATCTGTTTTTAATTCTATATTAAGTAATGAGTTTGCTTATATATATTATTCTTTGATAAATGAGGGGTATCCAAAAGAGGTAGTTTTGAGATGGATAGATAAGGTAAGAGAGTATGGTATGAATAGTAGTTTTATAGATGATAAAAAGCAAAATTTAGATAAAACTATAATTGAGTTATGCGAAATAATAGAGACTTTAAATAAATATTAA
- a CDS encoding GntR family transcriptional regulator, with protein MMKFALKNLKESNREYVYRTLKENIINFSYVPGDMISEPEICSLFNMSRTPIREAFIKLSEDNLVNIYPQKGTFISKISTSRLDEAMFMRESLEKSVFKVAQEKLTPEDIIELKKLVKFQDGILEFGSDIKEFFYLDNQFHATIFNKCGFSSIWNSIENISQDYNRFRFLDTISKINATKVIEQHSQIIEALETKNEELFNQIISEHLRNICPQLELFKEKFPNYFE; from the coding sequence ATGATGAAATTCGCTTTAAAAAATTTAAAAGAAAGTAACCGTGAATATGTTTATAGAACTTTAAAAGAAAATATTATAAATTTTTCTTATGTTCCAGGAGATATGATTAGTGAGCCTGAGATTTGTTCACTTTTTAATATGAGTAGAACTCCTATTAGAGAAGCTTTTATTAAGTTATCTGAAGATAACTTGGTAAATATCTATCCTCAAAAAGGAACTTTTATATCTAAAATTAGTACCTCTCGATTAGATGAGGCTATGTTTATGAGAGAATCTCTTGAGAAATCTGTATTTAAAGTTGCACAAGAAAAATTAACACCAGAAGATATAATTGAGTTAAAAAAATTAGTTAAATTTCAAGATGGAATTTTAGAGTTTGGAAGTGATATTAAAGAATTTTTTTATTTAGATAATCAATTTCATGCTACTATTTTTAATAAATGTGGATTTTCAAGTATCTGGAACTCTATTGAAAATATTAGCCAAGATTATAATAGATTTCGTTTTTTAGACACAATCTCTAAAATAAACGCTACTAAAGTAATTGAGCAACACAGTCAGATTATAGAAGCTCTCGAAACAAAAAATGAAGAGTTGTTTAATCAGATAATTTCTGAACATCTTAGAAATATCTGCCCTCAACTAGAGTTATTTAAAGAGAAATTTCCTAATTATTTTGAATAA
- a CDS encoding zinc-binding alcohol dehydrogenase family protein: MKAIIVSKPKELQIVEREIPKISEATDVLVKIKAAGICGSDVHIYHGTSPVATYPRVIGHEMVGEVIGVGEGVKDLEIGDKVVVEPMIACGECYACKSGRPNACSSLKVRGCHVDGGFQEYYVAPRKNIFKFDSSISWEEAAMIEPYTIADQITWRADIRKGDYVFIIGAGPIGLCVLEMAKLKGGICIISDFNEKRLKVAKELGADYVINPNLEDPLTKVREITNGMGSNVTIDAVCLPKTFEQAIEITSVAGRVMCLGFSKDTSEIAQLGITIKELDVRGSRHQTYKFANVVELFNDRKLQAKKLVSNVIPFKEVDKAMDLIENKPNEICKIVLTF, encoded by the coding sequence ATGAAAGCGATAATAGTATCTAAACCAAAAGAATTACAGATTGTAGAAAGAGAAATACCTAAAATATCTGAGGCAACAGACGTACTAGTAAAAATAAAGGCAGCAGGAATATGTGGTTCTGATGTTCATATTTATCATGGAACTTCTCCAGTGGCAACTTATCCAAGAGTAATAGGACATGAAATGGTTGGAGAGGTTATAGGTGTTGGAGAGGGTGTAAAAGATTTAGAGATTGGAGATAAAGTCGTTGTTGAACCGATGATTGCATGTGGTGAATGTTATGCATGTAAGTCAGGAAGACCAAATGCATGTTCATCTCTTAAAGTTAGAGGATGTCATGTAGATGGAGGATTTCAAGAATATTACGTAGCTCCTAGAAAAAATATATTTAAATTTGACAGTTCAATCTCTTGGGAAGAAGCAGCTATGATAGAACCATACACAATAGCTGATCAAATAACTTGGAGAGCAGATATAAGAAAAGGAGATTATGTTTTTATAATTGGTGCAGGACCAATAGGACTATGTGTTTTAGAGATGGCTAAATTAAAAGGTGGAATTTGTATAATTTCAGACTTTAATGAAAAAAGATTAAAAGTAGCTAAAGAGTTAGGTGCTGATTATGTAATTAATCCAAATTTAGAAGACCCTTTAACTAAAGTTAGAGAGATAACTAATGGAATGGGGTCAAATGTAACAATAGATGCAGTTTGTTTACCAAAAACATTTGAGCAGGCTATTGAAATAACATCTGTAGCTGGAAGAGTTATGTGTTTAGGATTTTCTAAAGACACTTCAGAAATTGCTCAGTTAGGTATAACTATAAAAGAGTTAGATGTTAGAGGTTCAAGACATCAGACATATAAATTTGCAAATGTTGTAGAGCTATTTAATGATAGGAAATTACAAGCTAAAAAATTAGTATCAAATGTTATCCCTTTTAAAGAGGTAGATAAAGCGATGGATTTAATAGAAAATAAACCAAATGAAATTTGTAAAATAGTACTTACATTTTAA
- a CDS encoding VanZ family protein, with amino-acid sequence MKKEKVFKFLSIAVMLSIFWFSHQDAKESARQSTYVKKQVNKVIGKGIKYNIRKNAHFFIYMVLGMSLLLSREKAGKREILEIVGFVILYAISDEFHQSFIPGRGTSFKDVCIDTLGGTSGILVVKTTAYTRNIYFYNESIVK; translated from the coding sequence ATGAAAAAAGAGAAAGTTTTTAAATTTTTATCTATAGCTGTAATGCTTTCTATATTTTGGTTTTCTCATCAAGATGCCAAAGAGTCAGCTAGACAATCAACATATGTAAAAAAACAAGTAAATAAAGTTATAGGTAAAGGAATAAAATATAATATTAGAAAAAATGCTCACTTTTTTATATATATGGTTTTAGGAATGAGTTTACTACTAAGTAGAGAAAAAGCAGGAAAAAGAGAGATTTTAGAAATAGTGGGATTTGTAATACTATATGCTATTAGTGACGAGTTTCATCAAAGTTTTATACCTGGAAGAGGGACTTCTTTTAAAGATGTATGTATAGATACTTTAGGTGGAACAAGTGGAATTTTAGTAGTAAAAACGACCGCTTATACTAGAAATATATACTTTTATAATGAAAGTATTGTAAAATAA
- a CDS encoding transcriptional regulator: MSNTKIGARNLSDKELEVLLPNWEDIFSEIVKIRDSSIRKDEEDSILKEEPEFEKHHNNVFSILGERGAGKTSVQLSLKYRLMEHYKNKEEYKNDTILQLIVPQDMEGNSSAIGWIIAYFSNLVEKIEEDFKENRQLFYYEKNCKINPVLMKFKELKKSFFIRSESYKNSINSDNSITEYIERNGEVIKEDINLSKKFKDFIDEYVKYKKNVNKNNASEPLIHIFFDDVDISNKKCLMVLETIMRYLSHANIVVFVAGDYSTFKETITLKYLKDDGLLYKDLLNETFEKCTALEVRQTLAYDYLKKVLSPALRYELKKYNLDEKKDFKYGKLDDNKFKLKNLIEEKLGNNFNNIYYDLLDSKPRGLMNIYYFLESAKKYEELDEKNKNLFIKRILNIIIDSSSILNIEKESIEELIEIQDKKVIVNFEKFSFKDFSEQNLLKLYLMVFIDELINENQTIYEKEILNYFVEYFKTNLNLASISYSSKEMYDIFLTKSDLVKNIELFHLIRKELGNRKIEESDFISAYVQSLTLILQGQSIPDYFCENLIYNKEKIKRIIEKLQNSNKIEENQVRKEMEFIFQNLCLVDGIRDIIEEPLNINLDEWKKICGGIKKKNNYELLSEKSSRCLESNFKEFGLGSMNIMDTSLIEKLENMRKDVRDILNTAELLEFELDNKLQEIIELEDEWKNIFLRKDINIDEQREKRTRLINDLKQEYSNNLEIGDFVELSKIIRGGLFREFKINTLKLDEELQNLGIILESNSMEAVEKQIKKIEKSIQNEEGNLQRVMKIREIVNKLDFLKIHYMVLNETSKCNEIDVKAELNSSFLKIRENYIEIYEKELNHYLYESLFKSKPLKEISQMLDDIDERIFELENGLILSKEILSIKDEVILNIIKESAYSRLLNLNNYINPMKFLKLSKDSIKNIRGLSLNQGKDVINKELIYVQNYILKNINMSREQFMNIEYEEFVSDSNYINLKVYLNLFKMLLKEKMEKSKIKIAGSREEKLKSLEKSLKTKTKLKNLFSESKK, encoded by the coding sequence ATGAGCAATACAAAAATAGGAGCAAGAAATTTGTCAGATAAAGAGTTAGAAGTTTTGTTGCCAAATTGGGAAGATATATTTTCAGAGATTGTTAAAATAAGAGATAGCTCGATAAGAAAAGATGAAGAAGACTCAATATTAAAAGAGGAACCTGAGTTTGAGAAACATCATAATAATGTATTTTCAATATTAGGAGAAAGAGGAGCAGGAAAAACGTCTGTTCAATTAAGTTTGAAATATAGACTGATGGAGCACTATAAGAATAAAGAAGAATATAAGAATGATACTATTTTACAGCTGATAGTTCCACAAGATATGGAGGGAAATTCAAGTGCAATAGGGTGGATAATTGCTTATTTTTCAAATTTAGTTGAGAAGATAGAAGAGGATTTTAAAGAAAATAGGCAACTGTTTTATTATGAAAAGAATTGTAAAATTAATCCAGTATTAATGAAATTTAAAGAGTTAAAAAAATCTTTTTTTATAAGAAGTGAAAGTTATAAAAATAGTATAAATAGTGATAACTCTATAACAGAGTACATAGAAAGAAATGGAGAGGTAATAAAAGAGGATATAAATCTTTCTAAAAAATTTAAAGATTTTATAGATGAGTATGTAAAGTATAAAAAAAACGTAAATAAAAACAATGCTTCCGAGCCATTAATACATATATTTTTTGATGACGTAGATATAAGTAATAAAAAATGTTTAATGGTATTAGAAACAATAATGAGATATCTTTCTCATGCAAATATAGTTGTTTTTGTAGCAGGAGATTATTCAACATTTAAAGAGACAATAACACTAAAATATTTAAAAGATGATGGATTGTTGTATAAAGACTTATTGAATGAAACTTTTGAAAAATGTACTGCTTTAGAAGTTCGACAGACATTAGCGTATGATTATTTGAAAAAAGTACTATCGCCAGCTTTAAGGTATGAACTAAAAAAATATAATTTAGATGAAAAGAAAGACTTTAAATATGGTAAGCTAGATGACAATAAATTTAAATTAAAAAACTTAATTGAAGAAAAATTAGGAAATAATTTTAATAATATCTATTATGATCTTTTAGATTCAAAACCTAGAGGACTTATGAATATATACTATTTTTTAGAGAGTGCTAAAAAATATGAAGAGTTAGATGAGAAGAATAAAAATCTTTTTATAAAAAGAATATTAAATATTATAATTGATTCATCTAGTATATTGAATATAGAAAAAGAAAGCATAGAGGAGTTAATAGAGATTCAAGATAAAAAAGTAATAGTTAATTTTGAAAAATTTAGTTTTAAAGATTTCTCTGAACAAAATTTATTGAAACTGTATTTAATGGTTTTTATAGATGAATTAATAAATGAGAATCAAACTATATATGAAAAAGAGATTTTAAACTATTTTGTAGAATATTTTAAAACGAATTTAAACCTAGCTTCGATATCATACAGTTCTAAAGAGATGTATGATATATTCTTAACTAAGAGTGATTTAGTAAAAAATATTGAATTGTTTCATCTCATAAGAAAAGAGCTAGGGAATAGAAAAATAGAGGAGAGTGATTTTATAAGTGCTTACGTTCAAAGTTTAACTTTAATTTTACAAGGGCAATCTATTCCTGATTATTTTTGTGAAAATCTAATTTATAATAAAGAGAAGATTAAAAGAATTATTGAAAAACTTCAGAATAGTAATAAGATAGAGGAAAATCAAGTTAGAAAAGAGATGGAATTTATATTTCAAAATTTGTGTTTAGTAGATGGGATTAGAGATATTATAGAGGAACCTTTAAATATTAATTTGGATGAATGGAAAAAAATATGTGGTGGAATAAAGAAAAAAAATAACTACGAACTACTTTCAGAAAAAAGCTCTCGTTGCTTAGAGAGTAATTTTAAAGAGTTTGGTTTAGGTAGTATGAATATAATGGATACTAGTCTAATTGAAAAGTTGGAAAATATGAGAAAAGATGTAAGAGATATACTAAATACTGCAGAACTTTTAGAGTTTGAATTAGATAATAAATTACAGGAAATAATTGAGTTAGAAGATGAGTGGAAAAATATATTTTTAAGAAAAGATATAAATATTGATGAACAAAGAGAAAAAAGAACTAGATTAATAAATGATTTAAAACAAGAATATTCGAATAATTTGGAAATTGGAGATTTTGTTGAGTTAAGTAAGATAATTCGAGGTGGATTGTTCAGAGAGTTTAAAATTAATACTTTAAAGTTAGATGAAGAGTTACAAAATTTAGGGATAATTTTAGAGAGTAATTCAATGGAGGCAGTAGAAAAACAGATAAAAAAGATCGAGAAAAGTATACAAAATGAAGAGGGTAATTTACAAAGAGTGATGAAAATACGTGAAATAGTAAATAAACTTGATTTTCTTAAAATCCATTATATGGTCTTAAATGAAACTTCAAAATGTAATGAAATAGATGTAAAAGCAGAATTAAATTCAAGTTTTCTTAAAATTAGAGAGAATTATATTGAAATATACGAAAAAGAGCTGAATCACTATTTATATGAGTCACTGTTTAAAAGCAAACCATTAAAAGAGATATCACAGATGTTAGATGATATAGATGAAAGAATTTTTGAATTGGAAAATGGACTTATTTTAAGTAAAGAAATCTTGTCAATAAAAGATGAGGTAATTTTAAATATTATAAAAGAGAGTGCATATTCAAGATTACTTAATTTAAATAACTATATAAATCCAATGAAGTTCTTAAAGTTATCTAAAGATAGTATTAAGAATATAAGAGGACTTTCTTTAAATCAAGGAAAAGATGTAATAAATAAAGAGTTAATTTATGTACAAAATTATATATTAAAAAATATAAATATGAGTAGGGAACAATTTATGAATATAGAGTATGAAGAGTTTGTATCAGATTCTAATTATATAAATTTAAAAGTTTATTTAAACTTATTTAAGATGCTGCTAAAAGAAAAGATGGAGAAAAGTAAAATAAAAATAGCTGGGTCTAGAGAAGAGAAGTTAAAGAGTTTAGAAAAGAGTTTGAAGACTAAAACAAAATTAAAAAACTTATTTAGTGAGAGTAAAAAATGA